Proteins found in one Canis aureus isolate CA01 chromosome 19, VMU_Caureus_v.1.0, whole genome shotgun sequence genomic segment:
- the LOC144289301 gene encoding olfactory receptor 1f45-like: MAMEGANLTSVTEFLLLGLSENPKQQQLLFIIFLTMYLVTGLGNLLIILAIATDPRLHTPMYFFLANLAFVDICFTSTTIPKMLANHISGHKGIPYAGCLTQMFFFIWFAGIDSFLLAAMAYDRYVAICHPLHYTTSVTPQLCGFLVAASWTAAFGNALTHTVLLTRLSFCTHNQVPHFFCDLSPLLKLACSDIFLNNIMVYTVGALPIITPFVGILVSYIRIFATVLRIPSTRGKQKAFSTCGSHLSVVSLFYGTLIGVYFSPMSSHTAQKDTAAAVMYTVVTPMLNPFIYSLRNSDMKGALGALINRNPVFSQ; encoded by the coding sequence ATGGCCATGGAAGGCGCAAATCTCACGTCAGTCACTGAGTTCCTGCTCCTGGGCCTTTCAGAGAACCCCAAGCAACAGCAGCTGCTGTTCATAATCTTCCTGACTATGTACCTGGTCACGGGGCTGGGAAACCTGCTCATCATCCTGGCTATCGCCACTGACCCCCGACTCCACacgcccatgtacttcttcctggcTAACTTGGCCTTTGTGGACATTTGCTTCACCTCCACCACCATTCCCAAGATGCTAGCCAACCACATATCAGGACACAAAGGGATCCCTTATGCGGGCTGCCTGACCCAGATGTTCTTCTTCATCTGGTTTGCTGGCATCGATAGCTTCCTGCTGGCTgccatggcctatgaccgctatgtggccatctgtcaCCCTCTGCACTACACCACATCTGTAACGCCACAGCTCTGTGGATTCCTGGTGGCTGCATCCTGGACTGCAGCCTTCGGGAATGCCCTAACCCACACTGTATTACTGACTCGCCTCTCATTCTGCACCCACAACCAGGTTCCCCATTTCTTTTGTGACCTCAGCCCTCTGCTGAAGTTGGCCTGCTCTGACATCTTTCTCAATAATATAATGGTGTACACTGTGGGCGCCCTACCCATCATCACACCCTTTGTGGGCATCTTGGTCTCCTACATACGCATCTTTGCCACGGTGCTAAGGATCCCTTCCACCAGAGGCAAGCAGAAAGCTTTCTCCACCTGTGGCTCTCATCTGTCTGTGGTGTCCCTATTCTACGGGACACTCATTGGGGTTTATTTCAGCCCAATGTCCTCCCACACGGCCCAGAAGGACACAGCCGCTGCGGTGATGTACACCGTGGTCACTCCCATGCTGAACCCCTTCATCTACAGCCTACGCAACAGTGACATGAAGGGGGCTTTGGGGGCCCTCATCAATAGGAACCCAGTTTTTAGTCAGTGA